The proteins below are encoded in one region of Natranaerobius trueperi:
- the ytxC gene encoding sporulation protein YtxC codes for MITEITLVTKNYKTQLNNFVSFYATKFKQEINGFLIWKLRSSDSYGFVNKLAKKLAYWYTTEIKRVLLYELSEQKHWHLNKEDYEQIIEKTLNEKYKKNNDLLYWEENRIKEQLEEYLLGSHYLDIEGFLRFRLKWFIEVLDNLLDELINEYLMKKEYEDFLSVLQYFVKDQPCRVGKVHLIYRKEQFELKNELWESFSREYLESIVNEEETGARDEELFMSAVIALTPKEIIIHTEENSITTKKEYDTELDFFEAVETIFSGRVNYCTNCKLCERYIRK; via the coding sequence ATGATTACGGAGATCACATTAGTAACAAAGAATTATAAAACACAATTAAATAATTTTGTGAGTTTTTATGCTACTAAGTTTAAACAAGAAATAAATGGATTTTTGATATGGAAACTTCGTAGTTCAGATAGTTATGGCTTTGTTAATAAGCTTGCTAAAAAACTAGCATATTGGTATACAACAGAAATCAAAAGGGTTTTGCTTTACGAGCTGTCAGAACAAAAACATTGGCACTTAAATAAAGAGGATTATGAACAAATTATTGAAAAGACTTTAAATGAAAAATATAAAAAGAACAATGATTTGTTATATTGGGAAGAGAACCGAATCAAAGAACAATTAGAAGAATATCTCTTAGGTAGTCATTACTTAGATATTGAAGGTTTTTTAAGGTTTAGATTAAAATGGTTTATAGAAGTTTTAGATAATCTTTTAGATGAGTTAATTAACGAATATTTAATGAAAAAAGAATATGAAGATTTTTTGTCTGTACTACAATACTTTGTGAAAGACCAACCTTGTAGAGTAGGTAAAGTTCATTTAATATACAGAAAAGAACAATTTGAACTAAAAAATGAACTATGGGAAAGTTTTTCAAGAGAGTATTTAGAAAGTATTGTTAATGAAGAAGAAACTGGTGCTAGAGATGAAGAACTTTTTATGTCCGCTGTAATAGCTTTAACCCCTAAAGAAATTATAATTCATACTGAAGAAAATTCAATAACTACAAAAAAAGAATATGATACAGAATTAGATTTTTTTGAAGCTGTAGAGACTATCTTTTCAGGAAGGGTTAATTACTGTACAAATTGTAAGCTTTGCGAAAGGTATATTAGAAAATGA
- a CDS encoding DUF445 domain-containing protein, translated as MLSSTVIFIPIISSLIGWLTNFIAIKLLFWPHEKISLPILDIEIQGLLSRRKSEIAQSIGGVVAKELLPSGKLIEEIDEYRTINKIQRSVEKAIKEKLQTRLRYLPEYIRERVIENVRQSIGRNIETSLHNNFQIILQDLTSYIDIEKLIKKEIMNLDTREVEKLVLRVARKEFKFIETLGSILGFVVGLFQLIFLYLFY; from the coding sequence ATGTTATCTTCAACTGTTATTTTTATACCGATAATTTCTAGTTTAATTGGTTGGCTTACTAATTTTATAGCAATCAAACTTCTTTTTTGGCCCCATGAAAAAATCAGCTTACCCATATTAGATATCGAAATTCAAGGTTTATTATCACGAAGAAAATCAGAAATTGCACAAAGTATAGGGGGAGTTGTGGCTAAAGAGCTACTCCCCTCAGGAAAATTAATTGAAGAGATTGACGAATATAGGACGATAAATAAGATTCAAAGGTCAGTTGAAAAAGCTATTAAAGAAAAGTTACAAACAAGATTGAGGTATTTACCCGAGTATATTAGAGAGAGAGTTATTGAAAATGTGAGACAGTCAATTGGTCGTAATATAGAAACATCTCTACATAATAACTTTCAAATAATACTTCAAGATTTAACTAGTTATATTGATATCGAAAAACTAATTAAAAAGGAAATTATGAATTTAGATACCCGAGAGGTAGAGAAACTAGTACTTCGAGTTGCGAGAAAAGAGTTTAAGTTTATTGAAACTCTAGGGAGTATACTAGGTTTTGTAGTTGGTCTATTTCAACTTATTTTTCTTTATCTTTTCTATTGA
- the thrS gene encoding threonine--tRNA ligase, which translates to MINITLKDGSVKQLSKNSTVYDLALELSKRLAKEAMGAKVDGKLVGMDYELTDDCQVDIVTFDEEEGKEVYRHTSAHVLAQAVKRLFDEVKLGIGPAIKDGFYYDLDLNESLSDNDLEKIKKEIKKIIKEDLPIEKKVYSRSEAIKMFEDMGEEYKVELIKDLDEQEEITCYQQGEFIDLCQGPHLTSTGKIKETAIDLLKVAGAYWRGDEKRPMLQRIYGTSFLKKSQLEEYLHRLEEAKKRDHRKLGKELELFSLHEEAPGFPFYHNNGMIIMNELIDFWRKEHQKAGYQEINTPIILNRQLWERSGHWDHYKENMYFTEIDEEDYAVKPMNCPGAMLVYKNNMYSYRDFPLRVGELGKVHRHELSGALHGLMRVRSFTQDDAHIFMLPSQIEQEIERVINLIDKFYQKFGFNYYVELSTKPEKAMGPDEIWDKATNALETVLKKRGIDYIINEGDGAFYGPKIDFQLEDAIGRSWQCGTIQLDFLLPERFDLTYIGEDGQKHRPVMIHRVVYGALERFFALLIEHYEGKFPLWISPVQSVIIPIADRHIEYGQKVQEEFLEKGIRVKLDTRNEKIGYKIRDAQMKKTPYMLIVGDEEVENGSVSVRTREDGDLGSRNTTDIADEIKQKIDRKE; encoded by the coding sequence ATGATTAATATTACTTTAAAAGATGGTTCTGTAAAACAACTATCAAAAAATAGTACTGTGTATGATTTAGCTTTAGAACTTAGTAAGCGTTTAGCGAAGGAAGCGATGGGGGCAAAAGTTGATGGTAAATTAGTTGGGATGGATTATGAGTTAACCGATGACTGTCAAGTTGATATTGTAACTTTTGATGAAGAAGAAGGAAAAGAAGTATATCGTCATACATCAGCTCATGTGTTAGCTCAAGCTGTAAAACGGTTATTTGATGAAGTTAAATTAGGTATAGGACCAGCAATAAAAGATGGCTTTTATTATGATTTAGACTTAAATGAATCACTTTCAGATAATGATTTAGAAAAAATTAAAAAGGAAATTAAAAAGATTATTAAAGAAGATCTTCCTATTGAGAAAAAAGTGTACTCAAGAAGCGAAGCTATTAAAATGTTTGAAGATATGGGTGAAGAATACAAAGTAGAGTTAATTAAAGACTTAGATGAACAAGAAGAAATAACTTGTTATCAACAAGGGGAATTTATTGATCTTTGTCAGGGACCACATTTAACTTCTACTGGTAAAATCAAGGAAACTGCTATTGATTTATTAAAAGTGGCTGGTGCTTATTGGCGTGGCGATGAAAAACGTCCCATGTTACAAAGAATTTATGGAACTTCATTTCTTAAGAAATCTCAATTAGAAGAATACTTACATCGGTTAGAAGAAGCGAAAAAACGCGATCATAGGAAATTAGGAAAAGAGCTAGAATTATTTAGCTTACATGAAGAAGCTCCAGGATTTCCTTTTTATCATAACAACGGTATGATAATCATGAATGAACTTATTGACTTTTGGCGAAAAGAACACCAAAAAGCAGGTTATCAAGAAATTAACACTCCAATTATATTAAACCGTCAATTGTGGGAAAGATCAGGTCACTGGGATCATTATAAAGAGAATATGTACTTTACAGAGATAGATGAAGAAGATTATGCTGTTAAGCCTATGAATTGTCCTGGGGCTATGCTTGTATATAAAAATAATATGTACAGTTATCGTGATTTTCCATTACGTGTTGGTGAACTAGGTAAAGTACATAGACATGAATTATCAGGTGCACTTCATGGTCTTATGAGAGTAAGAAGCTTTACCCAAGATGACGCTCATATTTTTATGTTACCTTCTCAGATTGAACAAGAGATTGAACGAGTTATTAATTTAATTGATAAATTCTACCAAAAATTTGGATTTAATTATTATGTTGAACTTTCAACTAAACCAGAAAAAGCTATGGGACCAGATGAAATTTGGGATAAAGCTACAAATGCACTAGAAACGGTACTTAAAAAACGTGGTATTGATTATATTATTAATGAAGGAGACGGTGCATTTTACGGTCCTAAAATAGACTTTCAGTTAGAAGATGCTATTGGTCGTTCATGGCAATGTGGTACTATTCAGTTAGATTTCTTACTTCCTGAAAGATTTGACCTTACTTATATCGGAGAAGATGGCCAAAAACATAGACCAGTTATGATTCATAGAGTTGTATATGGAGCGTTAGAGAGGTTTTTTGCATTACTAATTGAACACTATGAAGGAAAGTTTCCGCTATGGATTTCTCCAGTACAATCTGTGATTATACCTATAGCAGATAGGCATATTGAGTATGGACAAAAAGTTCAAGAAGAATTTCTAGAAAAAGGAATTAGAGTTAAACTTGATACTAGAAACGAAAAGATTGGGTACAAAATTAGAGATGCTCAAATGAAGAAAACTCCTTATATGTTAATTGTAGGAGATGAAGAGGTTGAAAATGGATCAGTATCTGTGAGAACACGTGAAGATGGTGATTTAGGTTCACGTAATACAACTGATATTGCAGATGAAATTAAACAAAAAATAGATAGAAAAGAATAA
- the infC gene encoding translation initiation factor IF-3: MSKELPVNEQIRAREIRVVSKDGKQLGIMHPKEAMKIAEEEGLDLVTVAPQAKPPVCRIMDYGKFKYEQNKKEKEAKKKQKTMNIKEVKLRPNIEDNDFNTKLKNATKFLKKEDKVKVTIMFRGREITHPQIGRELCEKLANEVKDIAVVEKKPSVEGKNMIMVLAPRQEKDQ; the protein is encoded by the coding sequence ATTAGCAAAGAGCTACCTGTAAATGAGCAAATTAGAGCTCGAGAAATTCGAGTTGTTAGTAAGGACGGTAAACAGTTAGGAATTATGCACCCTAAAGAAGCAATGAAAATTGCAGAAGAAGAAGGATTAGATTTAGTAACAGTTGCTCCACAGGCGAAACCGCCAGTGTGTCGTATTATGGATTATGGTAAATTTAAGTACGAACAAAATAAGAAAGAAAAAGAAGCAAAGAAAAAGCAAAAGACAATGAATATAAAAGAAGTTAAGTTAAGACCAAACATTGAAGACAATGATTTTAATACTAAATTAAAAAATGCTACAAAATTCTTGAAAAAAGAAGACAAAGTGAAAGTGACCATTATGTTTAGAGGACGAGAAATTACTCATCCACAAATAGGTCGAGAGCTTTGTGAAAAGTTAGCAAATGAAGTGAAAGATATTGCAGTAGTTGAGAAAAAACCTAGTGTTGAGGGGAAAAATATGATTATGGTATTAGCCCCAAGACAAGAAAAAGACCAATAA
- the rpmI gene encoding 50S ribosomal protein L35, with product MPKMKTHKGAAKRFKKTGKGRVKRNKAFTSHILTKKSPKRKRNLRKATVMRKADEKRIEKLLP from the coding sequence ATGCCTAAGATGAAAACTCATAAAGGTGCAGCTAAACGCTTCAAGAAAACGGGTAAAGGTCGAGTTAAAAGAAATAAAGCTTTTACAAGTCATATTCTTACTAAAAAGAGCCCTAAAAGGAAGCGTAACTTAAGGAAAGCGACTGTTATGAGAAAGGCTGATGAAAAACGTATCGAAAAGCTTCTTCCATAA
- the rplT gene encoding 50S ribosomal protein L20 yields MPRVKTGTTRRRRHNDVLKLAKGYRGSKSRLFKIANQQVMKSFNYAYRDRRTRKRDFRKLWIARINAACRQRGLSYNKFINGLKKAEVEVNRKMLADMAINNEQAFDQLVETAKKHV; encoded by the coding sequence ATGCCAAGAGTAAAAACTGGAACTACTAGACGTCGACGTCATAATGATGTTTTGAAGCTTGCTAAAGGCTATCGTGGTTCTAAAAGCCGTTTATTTAAAATTGCAAATCAGCAGGTTATGAAATCTTTTAACTATGCTTATAGAGATAGAAGAACTAGAAAAAGAGATTTTAGAAAGCTTTGGATTGCAAGAATTAACGCTGCTTGTAGACAAAGAGGGCTTTCATACAATAAATTTATCAATGGATTGAAAAAAGCTGAAGTTGAAGTTAATAGAAAAATGTTAGCTGATATGGCAATTAATAATGAACAAGCTTTTGATCAATTAGTAGAAACTGCAAAAAAACACGTATAA